A genomic stretch from Limnobacter thiooxidans includes:
- the adk gene encoding adenylate kinase encodes MRLILLGAPGAGKGTQATFIKEKFGIPQISTGDMLRAAVKAGTPLGVEAKKVMDSGGLVSDEIIINLVKERLKESDCANGYLFDGFPRTIPQAEAMKEAGVKIDFVLEIDVPHDAIIDRMSGRRTHPASGRTYHVKFNPPKQEGIDDISGEPLVQRDDDKEETVKKRLDVYEKQTRPLVDYYGQWAATGDAHAPQYRKIAGVGSVEEIKARAFDVLK; translated from the coding sequence ATGCGTTTAATTCTATTGGGAGCGCCCGGTGCTGGCAAAGGCACGCAGGCGACATTCATCAAGGAAAAATTTGGTATTCCCCAAATTTCCACAGGCGACATGCTGCGCGCAGCCGTCAAGGCCGGCACGCCCTTGGGTGTGGAAGCCAAGAAAGTCATGGACAGTGGCGGCCTTGTTTCTGACGAAATCATCATCAACCTGGTGAAAGAGCGCCTGAAGGAATCAGACTGTGCCAATGGCTACCTGTTTGACGGCTTCCCCCGCACGATTCCCCAGGCGGAAGCCATGAAGGAAGCCGGTGTAAAAATCGACTTTGTGCTGGAAATCGATGTGCCCCACGATGCAATCATTGATCGCATGAGCGGACGTCGCACCCACCCTGCTTCAGGTCGTACCTATCACGTGAAGTTCAACCCCCCAAAGCAAGAGGGTATTGACGACATCAGCGGAGAACCCCTGGTTCAGCGCGATGACGACAAGGAAGAAACCGTGAAGAAGCGCCTGGACGTGTATGAGAAGCAAACACGCCCCTTGGTGGATTACTACGGCCAGTGGGCAGCCACTGGCGATGCGCATGCGCCGCAGTACCGCAAGATTGCGGGTGTGGGCAGCGTGGAAGAAATCAAGGCGCGCGCCTTTGACGTATTGAAGTAA
- the xseB gene encoding exodeoxyribonuclease VII small subunit has product MSPSKAKTAPAQANLPDDQAPPASFEAAVAELEALVDVMDSQNMGLDQLLTDYKRGAFLVKYCRDRLNQVRQEVTEIELGLNKPVAEGEQ; this is encoded by the coding sequence ATGAGCCCAAGTAAAGCCAAAACAGCACCGGCCCAAGCCAATCTGCCTGATGATCAGGCCCCCCCCGCGTCCTTCGAAGCCGCGGTGGCAGAGCTTGAAGCCCTCGTTGATGTCATGGATTCCCAGAACATGGGGCTGGATCAACTGTTGACCGATTACAAACGCGGTGCTTTTTTGGTGAAGTACTGTCGAGACCGATTGAATCAGGTTCGACAGGAAGTAACGGAAATTGAACTTGGCTTGAACAAGCCTGTTGCCGAGGGTGAACAGTGA
- a CDS encoding aromatic ring-hydroxylating oxygenase subunit alpha: MSNVSQAVTLSSLQPHVSAYFDEHVLKDEIQLLYRDGPGYVGHSHWVPERGDWRSLPWEGDGRILVNNGSEIELLSNVCRHRQAIMLKGHGNSDNIVCPLHRWTYDLKGELLGAPHFAQQPCTKLQSFPLQNWRGLQFNSRRNVLDELKNVPFLEEIDFSGFQLDSVKSNVLPYNWKTFIEVYLEDYHVEPFHPGLGQFVSCSDLQWYYGDNWSVQSVGVKAGLRRPGTPVYRQWHDAVKKFSNGVDPKYGAIWFCMYPNIMVEWYPHVLVVSTLHPKGPQETLNVVEFYYPEEIRLFEREFVEAEQAAYMETAVEDDEIAERMDEGRRVLMERGEHDAGPYQSPMEDGMAHFHAWYGAQMHPNHNQSGKLKKSF, encoded by the coding sequence TTGTCCAATGTGTCACAAGCCGTGACGCTGTCAAGTTTGCAGCCCCATGTTTCAGCGTATTTCGATGAACATGTTTTGAAGGATGAAATCCAACTACTCTATCGAGACGGACCGGGTTACGTCGGCCACTCCCATTGGGTGCCCGAGCGCGGCGACTGGAGGTCACTTCCGTGGGAAGGCGACGGCCGTATTCTGGTGAATAATGGCTCGGAAATCGAGCTGCTGTCCAATGTATGCAGACACCGCCAAGCCATCATGCTGAAAGGTCATGGCAATTCAGACAACATTGTGTGCCCGCTTCACCGCTGGACCTATGACCTGAAGGGTGAACTGCTGGGCGCTCCACATTTTGCCCAACAGCCCTGCACCAAACTGCAAAGCTTTCCGCTTCAAAACTGGCGAGGCCTGCAATTCAATTCACGCCGCAATGTGCTGGATGAACTCAAGAACGTGCCGTTCCTGGAAGAAATTGATTTTTCGGGCTTTCAGCTCGATTCTGTCAAAAGCAATGTGCTGCCCTACAACTGGAAAACCTTTATCGAGGTTTACCTGGAGGACTACCACGTCGAGCCCTTCCACCCAGGCCTGGGTCAATTTGTAAGCTGCTCGGACTTGCAGTGGTATTACGGGGACAACTGGAGTGTGCAGTCTGTCGGTGTAAAAGCCGGCCTGCGCCGCCCCGGCACGCCAGTTTATCGCCAGTGGCACGATGCAGTGAAAAAATTCAGCAACGGGGTTGATCCGAAGTACGGCGCCATCTGGTTTTGCATGTACCCCAACATCATGGTGGAGTGGTATCCACACGTGCTGGTGGTGTCGACATTGCACCCCAAGGGACCACAGGAAACACTGAATGTGGTTGAGTTTTATTACCCGGAGGAAATTCGACTGTTCGAGCGCGAGTTTGTAGAAGCCGAACAGGCTGCCTACATGGAAACGGCGGTTGAAGACGACGAAATTGCCGAGCGCATGGACGAAGGCCGGCGGGTGCTGATGGAGCGCGGCGAACACGATGCCGGGCCCTATCAAAGCCCCATGGAAGACGGCATGGCGCATTTTCACGCCTGGTATGGTGCTCAAATGCACCCCAATCACAATCAATCCGGAAAACTGAAGAAGTCTTTCTGA
- a CDS encoding DUF3579 domain-containing protein, which produces MAEPPTVKPKELFILGLTSSGRAFRPSDWAERLCGVLSCYRPPGRQQQSQQHLAYSPYAKPIVMNSVKCVVIDERLRDVEPMAMTFVLNFARDNDLQVLDACLLPDPPQG; this is translated from the coding sequence ATGGCTGAACCACCCACGGTCAAGCCCAAGGAATTATTCATTCTTGGCTTAACGTCATCGGGAAGGGCATTTCGTCCGTCCGATTGGGCAGAGCGCCTCTGTGGTGTGCTGTCCTGCTACCGTCCACCTGGCCGGCAGCAACAAAGCCAGCAGCATTTGGCCTATAGCCCGTACGCCAAACCCATCGTTATGAACAGTGTCAAATGCGTGGTGATTGACGAGCGCCTGCGCGACGTCGAACCCATGGCCATGACGTTTGTGCTGAATTTTGCCAGGGACAACGATCTACAGGTGCTCGACGCCTGCCTGCTACCCGACCCACCACAAGGCTAA
- a CDS encoding DMT family transporter, which yields MQALWMLMACLCFGTMGLMVKLAGTQATLGEIILFRGLVPLLGIAIWALLKGLSLKSPVAHLHLRRNVAGIVAMWCGFYATTQLPLATATTLMYTSPLFIALILWIGFGQSRNRIEIAAIGVGFVGVLAVLQPVLANNELPVALIGLSAGAVSAVAYLQLKSLGQAREPEWRTVLYFAGTATVTSAIYLTAFGEFAVLTNSTPDWTLLWLLGLGVFGGAGNLALTRSFGSGSTWLSASLQYCTILVSTFYGIVVLGDLPSSTTWLGVAMIIACGGLSSYATHQRKKVEIPSA from the coding sequence ATGCAAGCTCTATGGATGTTAATGGCCTGCCTGTGCTTTGGCACCATGGGGCTGATGGTGAAGTTGGCCGGTACACAGGCCACTCTCGGTGAAATCATTCTTTTCCGGGGTTTGGTGCCCCTGCTGGGCATTGCAATTTGGGCTTTGCTCAAGGGGCTGAGCCTGAAAAGCCCGGTAGCCCACCTTCACCTTCGACGCAATGTGGCAGGCATTGTGGCCATGTGGTGCGGTTTTTATGCCACCACTCAATTGCCTCTGGCCACGGCCACCACGCTGATGTACACCTCCCCGCTGTTTATCGCACTCATTCTTTGGATTGGATTTGGCCAATCGAGGAACCGGATTGAGATTGCTGCCATTGGTGTTGGTTTTGTGGGTGTGCTCGCCGTGCTTCAACCGGTACTGGCCAACAATGAATTGCCTGTCGCCCTGATTGGGTTGAGCGCTGGTGCAGTGTCTGCTGTAGCCTACCTGCAACTGAAAAGCCTGGGGCAAGCCCGCGAGCCTGAATGGCGTACCGTGCTTTACTTTGCAGGAACAGCCACAGTGACATCGGCGATTTACCTGACTGCGTTTGGGGAATTTGCTGTGCTTACGAACAGCACCCCTGACTGGACCCTGTTGTGGTTGCTAGGTCTGGGAGTATTTGGTGGTGCTGGGAACCTGGCACTGACCCGGTCGTTCGGAAGTGGCTCAACCTGGCTGTCTGCATCGCTGCAATACTGCACCATTCTGGTTTCCACCTTTTATGGCATTGTTGTGTTGGGTGATTTGCCCAGCAGCACCACGTGGCTGGGCGTTGCCATGATCATCGCCTGCGGGGGCCTGTCTTCCTACGCCACGCACCAGCGCAAAAAAGTGGAAATACCGTCCGCTTGA
- a CDS encoding ZIP family metal transporter, whose amino-acid sequence MHSSLLLVLLAAALGTALAIFASALLTARYIARSLEPMVSVSAGVLLGASLLHLLPEALDKGMDHHQLFALLLAGLLFFFVLEKFSIFRHSHHHEHDGHDHHHGFDKREARRGGLLIVIGDSIHNFADGLLIASAFLVDFELGLVTTLSVVLHEIPQQTGDYLVLVNAGIARKKALQLMAVAGLAAVLGAGLGYTLFTQMQALLPYALVFAAASFIYVAVADLIPQMQQRVKVKESIVQLVCIGAGVSLIAVLAEILHHHH is encoded by the coding sequence GTGCATTCAAGTTTACTGCTTGTGCTTCTGGCCGCTGCCTTGGGCACGGCCTTGGCCATTTTTGCATCCGCTCTTTTGACTGCGCGCTACATTGCGCGCTCCCTCGAACCCATGGTCAGCGTCTCCGCCGGGGTGTTGTTGGGTGCGTCGCTGTTGCATCTGTTGCCTGAGGCCCTGGACAAGGGCATGGACCACCACCAGTTGTTTGCGCTGTTGCTGGCGGGCTTGCTGTTTTTCTTTGTGCTCGAAAAGTTTTCGATCTTTCGGCACAGCCACCACCATGAGCACGATGGCCACGACCACCACCATGGCTTCGACAAACGTGAAGCCCGCCGAGGCGGTTTGCTGATCGTGATTGGCGATTCCATCCACAACTTTGCCGACGGTTTGCTGATTGCCAGCGCCTTTCTGGTCGACTTTGAATTGGGTCTTGTCACCACGCTTAGCGTTGTGCTGCATGAAATTCCCCAGCAAACAGGCGATTACCTGGTGCTGGTCAATGCCGGCATTGCACGCAAGAAAGCCCTGCAACTGATGGCAGTGGCAGGTTTGGCCGCCGTATTGGGTGCAGGTTTGGGCTACACGCTGTTCACACAAATGCAAGCTCTGCTGCCTTATGCCCTGGTGTTTGCCGCTGCCAGTTTTATCTACGTGGCGGTGGCTGACCTTATTCCCCAGATGCAACAGCGGGTCAAGGTCAAGGAGAGCATTGTTCAGTTGGTTTGCATCGGTGCGGGTGTCTCACTGATTGCTGTGCTGGCGGAAATCCTTCACCATCACCATTAA
- a CDS encoding polyprenyl synthetase family protein, giving the protein MILAPSAQLSWFEDTRVRFESVLADKLGQFKGPSDVLNDAVEYALLEGGKRLRAMLVFSAGHAVGTPMQQLTDSACAIEAMHAYSLVHDDLPSMDNDVLRRGKPTCHVKFGEAFALLAGDALQTAAFQWLAQSQQGSVSVRMQQIAALAGASGLQGMAAGQAIDLAHVGKPMDLQALEQMHARKTGDLIRASVRMGYVSNPGLSPVEQEGLEAYAHCLGLAYQVIDDILDVESTSDVLGKTSGKDALNNKPTMVSLMGLEQARQLLEQLRKKALAACEVIEQDRRGPLETLVELITNRKS; this is encoded by the coding sequence GTGATACTCGCGCCATCCGCCCAACTGAGCTGGTTTGAAGACACGCGCGTACGATTTGAATCGGTACTGGCCGACAAGCTTGGGCAGTTCAAGGGCCCATCTGACGTACTGAACGACGCTGTCGAATATGCATTGCTGGAAGGCGGCAAGCGCTTGCGGGCCATGCTGGTTTTTTCCGCTGGCCATGCGGTGGGTACGCCCATGCAACAGTTGACCGATTCAGCGTGCGCCATTGAGGCCATGCATGCGTATTCGCTGGTGCACGACGATTTGCCCAGCATGGACAACGATGTACTTCGCCGTGGCAAACCCACCTGCCACGTGAAGTTTGGCGAAGCCTTTGCTCTGCTGGCTGGTGATGCCTTGCAAACCGCGGCATTCCAATGGCTTGCGCAGTCGCAGCAGGGCAGCGTATCAGTGCGTATGCAACAAATCGCTGCGCTGGCTGGTGCGTCCGGTTTGCAGGGAATGGCAGCGGGGCAGGCCATCGACCTGGCCCACGTGGGGAAGCCCATGGATTTGCAGGCCCTTGAGCAGATGCACGCTCGAAAGACTGGCGACCTGATTAGGGCCTCCGTGAGGATGGGATATGTCAGCAACCCAGGTCTTTCGCCCGTTGAACAAGAGGGATTAGAGGCCTATGCCCATTGTTTGGGCTTGGCATATCAAGTGATTGACGACATATTGGACGTAGAGTCCACCAGCGATGTCCTGGGTAAAACATCGGGAAAAGACGCCCTGAACAACAAGCCAACTATGGTGAGTTTGATGGGTTTGGAGCAAGCCAGGCAGCTGCTTGAACAGTTGCGCAAAAAGGCGCTGGCCGCATGCGAGGTCATTGAACAGGACCGCCGCGGCCCCTTGGAAACTCTCGTAGAACTGATTACAAACCGGAAATCATGA
- the murJ gene encoding murein biosynthesis integral membrane protein MurJ codes for MNLLKSAAVVSAMTLLSRITGLIRETITARLLGAGAESDAFFIAFRIPNLLRRLFAEGAFSQAFIPILSQTNAVEGKAAAVDLARRVSSLLFVTLLLIVVLGVLGGSWVVMGMASGLEVGSDQFELTVLLTQWMFPYILLISMVALASGLLNTFRSFALPAFAPVLLNISFIAGALLLAPYFDEAVKAFAIAVMVGGVLQVVVLWYGLARTGCWINPFAGFGTIKAAWSDEQVRRVLKNMVPATLAVSVAQISLIINTNIASHLEKGSVSWISYGDRLMEFPTALLGVALGTVLLPSLSAAATRSHEEFSRLMDWGLRLTVVFVLPAAIGMGLFSEALVALLFHYGRFDAVDVAMTSQAVVAYSLGLAGLVLVKILAPGFYAKQDIRTPVIIGIGVVVTTQLMNLVFVPLYGHAGLPLSISGGALLNAAVLYWGLRRRGLYTPSTGWAMYFTKVLLAAVAMGVGLWFMNQQFDWLAMATTPVLRIAAVLGVIAVCGLIYFAVLAVLGLNPRRLIRKPAGQ; via the coding sequence ATGAATTTATTGAAGTCGGCTGCTGTGGTCAGCGCCATGACATTGTTGTCCCGAATCACCGGCTTGATTCGAGAGACAATCACCGCGCGCCTTTTGGGGGCGGGGGCCGAGTCGGATGCTTTTTTTATTGCATTTCGAATTCCCAACCTCTTGCGTCGTCTTTTTGCAGAAGGCGCGTTTTCCCAGGCATTTATTCCAATTTTGTCTCAAACCAATGCTGTTGAAGGCAAAGCAGCGGCAGTTGATCTCGCTCGTCGTGTCAGTTCCCTTTTGTTCGTCACGCTTTTGCTGATTGTGGTGTTGGGTGTGTTGGGCGGTAGTTGGGTAGTCATGGGTATGGCCAGCGGGCTCGAAGTGGGAAGCGACCAGTTTGAATTGACCGTGTTGCTGACCCAATGGATGTTTCCCTACATCTTGTTGATATCCATGGTGGCCCTGGCCTCTGGGCTGTTGAACACCTTTAGGTCGTTTGCCTTGCCTGCATTCGCGCCTGTGCTGTTGAATATCAGCTTCATCGCAGGCGCCTTGCTGTTGGCCCCATACTTTGATGAAGCTGTCAAAGCGTTTGCGATTGCAGTGATGGTGGGTGGCGTGTTGCAGGTGGTGGTGCTTTGGTACGGTTTGGCCCGCACCGGTTGCTGGATCAATCCTTTTGCAGGTTTCGGGACGATCAAGGCCGCCTGGAGCGATGAGCAGGTGCGCAGGGTGTTGAAAAACATGGTGCCCGCCACATTGGCCGTGTCGGTCGCTCAAATCAGCCTGATTATCAATACCAACATTGCCTCTCACCTGGAAAAGGGCAGCGTGTCCTGGATTTCCTATGGCGATCGGCTCATGGAGTTTCCAACGGCCTTGCTTGGTGTAGCCCTCGGCACGGTGTTGTTGCCGTCCTTGTCGGCCGCAGCCACACGAAGCCATGAAGAGTTTTCGCGTTTGATGGACTGGGGGCTGCGCCTGACCGTTGTGTTTGTATTGCCTGCAGCCATTGGCATGGGGCTTTTTTCAGAGGCATTGGTAGCCTTGTTGTTTCACTATGGCCGATTTGATGCAGTGGATGTTGCCATGACCAGCCAAGCGGTTGTGGCCTACAGCCTGGGCCTTGCCGGTTTGGTGCTGGTGAAAATCTTGGCCCCCGGTTTCTATGCCAAGCAGGACATACGCACACCCGTTATCATCGGAATTGGGGTGGTTGTGACCACCCAATTGATGAACCTCGTGTTTGTGCCCCTTTATGGTCATGCCGGTTTACCCTTGAGCATCAGTGGCGGCGCCTTGCTTAATGCGGCCGTGCTGTACTGGGGCTTGCGCAGGCGCGGACTGTATACCCCTTCAACAGGCTGGGCCATGTACTTCACCAAAGTGTTGTTGGCCGCAGTCGCAATGGGTGTTGGCTTGTGGTTCATGAACCAGCAGTTTGACTGGCTGGCTATGGCGACCACACCGGTACTTCGAATTGCTGCTGTGCTGGGTGTGATTGCGGTGTGCGGTTTGATCTACTTCGCAGTACTGGCTGTGTTGGGGCTGAATCCACGGCGCTTGATTCGCAAGCCTGCCGGGCAGTAG
- a CDS encoding dienelactone hydrolase family protein produces the protein MSDDNKTENQEHLEALTGGGKLPMSRRTLLKGFTVGGFAAAASPILAQAITTPSTGLEEGRVLVNVGDDDMFAYRAYPKNKKNAPVILVVPEIFGVHAYLEDVCRRFAQAGFYALAPEIFFRYSEAGQYASVAAILENVISKMDDAQVMKDLDKCVEFAGSEGANANQLAVTGFCWGGRITWLYAAHQPAVKAGVAWYGRVVGAKSALTPNHPVDIASQLKAPVLGLYGSEDSSIPLDTVEQMRQALAAAGNNPFAKASSITVFDGAQHGFHADYRNTYNATVAKEAYNQALLFLRGKNLI, from the coding sequence ATGAGCGATGACAACAAAACTGAAAATCAGGAACACCTGGAAGCATTGACTGGCGGCGGCAAACTGCCCATGAGCCGGCGAACCTTGCTGAAAGGTTTCACAGTAGGTGGTTTTGCAGCGGCTGCCTCACCCATATTGGCTCAAGCAATCACCACACCAAGCACTGGGCTGGAAGAAGGCCGGGTGCTTGTGAATGTCGGCGACGATGACATGTTCGCCTACCGGGCTTACCCAAAAAACAAGAAAAATGCACCAGTTATTTTGGTGGTGCCCGAAATTTTTGGTGTGCACGCTTACCTGGAAGACGTGTGCCGCCGGTTTGCACAGGCTGGCTTCTATGCCTTGGCACCGGAAATTTTCTTTCGGTATTCAGAGGCTGGCCAATACGCTTCAGTGGCCGCCATTCTGGAAAACGTCATTTCCAAAATGGACGATGCACAGGTCATGAAAGACCTGGACAAGTGCGTTGAATTCGCGGGTTCAGAAGGGGCCAATGCCAATCAACTGGCAGTTACCGGCTTTTGCTGGGGTGGTCGGATTACCTGGCTGTATGCTGCACACCAACCTGCAGTGAAAGCGGGTGTGGCTTGGTACGGGCGCGTGGTGGGGGCAAAATCAGCGTTGACGCCCAACCACCCCGTGGATATAGCAAGCCAGTTGAAAGCGCCGGTGTTGGGCTTGTATGGTTCGGAAGACAGTTCGATTCCGCTGGATACCGTAGAACAAATGCGCCAGGCCCTTGCCGCAGCGGGAAACAATCCGTTTGCCAAAGCCAGTAGCATCACTGTGTTTGACGGTGCACAACATGGTTTCCACGCGGACTACCGCAATACCTACAATGCCACGGTGGCCAAAGAAGCGTACAATCAGGCGCTGCTGTTCTTGCGGGGCAAGAACCTAATCTAA
- the rpsT gene encoding 30S ribosomal protein S20, with translation MANSAQARKRAKQAAKANAHNSAIRSAMRTAVKKVRAAVEAGDKTVAQAVYRETTRILDRVADKDLIHKNKASRNKSRLSALVKGMAA, from the coding sequence ATGGCCAACTCAGCACAGGCGCGCAAGCGCGCAAAACAAGCCGCCAAAGCAAATGCGCACAACTCTGCCATTCGCTCAGCGATGAGAACTGCGGTTAAAAAAGTACGCGCTGCTGTTGAAGCAGGCGACAAAACTGTCGCGCAAGCAGTTTATCGCGAAACAACTCGCATTCTGGACCGCGTTGCCGACAAGGACCTGATCCACAAGAACAAGGCCTCACGCAACAAGTCACGTTTGTCAGCGCTTGTAAAAGGCATGGCAGCCTAA
- the folE2 gene encoding GTP cyclohydrolase FolE2 produces the protein MNTRDKGLENAVANNPIDQVIPDVQSTIDTRHIAIQSVGIRSVKYPVLIELQGQKAMPSVAEFEMTVFLPADQKGTHMSRFIALLEESQGSVLTVAGFRAMLVEMLKRLDAPSGRVKMELPYFLSKVAPISGVSSLMDYQLTLEGSASEAGQDIYLTVVVPVTSLCPCSKKISEYGAHNQRSHVTARVQLKEDVDIAQFISAIEQQASCELYGLLKRPDEKYVTERAYDNPKFVEDLVRDVAIAMHKFEQIGHYTVEAENFESIHNHSAYARIDRV, from the coding sequence ATGAATACACGTGACAAAGGCTTGGAGAACGCCGTGGCCAATAACCCAATCGACCAAGTCATTCCCGATGTCCAAAGCACCATTGACACCCGCCACATTGCCATCCAGTCGGTTGGCATCCGCTCTGTCAAGTATCCGGTTCTGATTGAACTTCAGGGTCAGAAGGCGATGCCTTCAGTGGCCGAGTTTGAAATGACAGTGTTCCTGCCTGCAGACCAGAAAGGTACGCACATGTCGCGTTTCATCGCGCTGCTCGAGGAATCCCAAGGCAGCGTGCTGACCGTAGCGGGTTTCCGGGCCATGCTGGTTGAAATGTTGAAGCGCCTGGACGCACCTTCCGGACGCGTCAAAATGGAGCTGCCTTACTTTTTGTCCAAAGTGGCGCCCATCAGTGGTGTGTCCAGTTTGATGGACTATCAGTTGACACTGGAAGGTTCTGCCTCCGAAGCGGGTCAGGACATCTACCTGACCGTTGTGGTGCCGGTCACCAGCCTGTGCCCATGCTCCAAGAAAATTTCCGAATATGGCGCACACAATCAGCGGTCGCATGTCACTGCGCGCGTGCAACTGAAAGAGGACGTGGACATTGCCCAGTTCATTTCAGCGATCGAGCAGCAGGCCTCTTGCGAGTTGTACGGTTTGCTCAAGCGTCCTGATGAAAAATACGTGACTGAGCGGGCCTACGACAACCCCAAGTTTGTGGAAGACCTGGTTCGCGACGTGGCCATTGCCATGCACAAGTTTGAGCAAATCGGCCATTACACAGTGGAAGCTGAAAACTTCGAATCAATTCACAACCACTCGGCCTATGCGCGGATTGACCGCGTTTAA
- the dxs gene encoding 1-deoxy-D-xylulose-5-phosphate synthase: MMSDLLKKIDCPADLRRLSENQLPLLADELRNYIVEQVAKTGGHLSSNLGTVELTVALHYVFNTPNDRVVWDVGHQTYPHKILTGRRDAMPGLRQLGGISGFPKRSESEYDAFGTAHSSTSISAALGMAVASRNLGVNRKHIAVIGDGSMTAGMAFEALNNAGVTPDIDLLVILNDNDMSISPPVGALNKYLAKLLSGRMLNNVKEVGKGILGVAPPLYELAHRLEEHVKGMMSPATLFEEFGFNYYGPIDGHDLDALVPTLQNLRAMKGPLFLHVITKKGAGYKLAEQDPVLYHGPGKFDPSIGIQKSTTPKPPTYTQIFGKWLCDMAQTDRKLVGITPAMREGSGMVEFERRFPSRYFDVGIAEQHAVTFAAGLACEGMKPVVAIYSTFLQRAYDQLIHDVALQNLDVTFALDRAGLVGADGATHAGNYDIAYLRCIPNMVIAAPSNEDECRKLLSTAYQYPGCASVRYPRGVGPGVVADESLDTLEIGKAIVRYSPDLAEHKLAILAFGSICESSLEAGRALGATVVDMRWVKPIDGDLLKRLAEQRYSFVTVEEGCIMGGAGSAVSEYLHAHGFNNAVLQLGLPDEFIDHGDPVILLKNLGLDAQGIETSIKQHFGELFDRHTNVVRHVAGRTANT; encoded by the coding sequence ATCATGAGCGATTTGCTGAAAAAAATTGACTGCCCTGCTGACTTGCGTCGACTGTCTGAAAACCAGTTGCCGCTGTTGGCCGACGAGTTGCGCAATTACATTGTGGAGCAAGTGGCAAAAACAGGCGGGCACCTGTCGTCAAACTTGGGTACGGTCGAGTTGACAGTGGCATTGCACTACGTGTTCAACACCCCCAACGACCGTGTGGTGTGGGACGTGGGCCATCAAACCTACCCGCACAAGATATTGACGGGGCGGCGCGATGCCATGCCCGGTCTGCGGCAGTTGGGTGGTATTTCGGGTTTTCCCAAGCGGTCTGAATCGGAATACGACGCCTTTGGCACCGCGCACTCCAGCACATCTATTTCTGCGGCACTGGGCATGGCGGTGGCATCCCGCAACCTGGGCGTGAATCGCAAGCACATTGCCGTAATCGGTGATGGTTCCATGACAGCCGGCATGGCCTTCGAGGCCCTGAACAACGCGGGCGTGACGCCCGATATCGATCTGCTCGTGATCTTGAACGACAACGACATGTCGATCTCGCCGCCGGTCGGTGCCCTGAACAAGTACCTGGCCAAGCTGCTGTCGGGCCGCATGTTGAACAATGTCAAGGAAGTGGGCAAGGGCATTTTGGGTGTTGCTCCCCCCTTGTACGAACTGGCGCATCGCTTGGAAGAACATGTGAAAGGCATGATGAGCCCCGCCACATTGTTTGAAGAGTTTGGCTTTAATTACTATGGCCCGATTGACGGCCATGATCTGGATGCCTTGGTGCCCACATTGCAAAACCTGCGTGCCATGAAAGGGCCGCTTTTTCTGCATGTCATCACCAAAAAGGGCGCAGGTTACAAACTGGCCGAGCAAGACCCAGTGTTGTACCACGGCCCTGGCAAGTTTGATCCCAGCATCGGTATTCAAAAATCAACCACGCCGAAGCCACCCACTTACACCCAGATTTTCGGCAAGTGGCTGTGCGACATGGCGCAGACTGACCGCAAGCTGGTGGGCATTACGCCAGCCATGCGGGAAGGTTCCGGCATGGTTGAATTTGAGCGCCGCTTTCCCTCACGTTATTTCGATGTGGGCATTGCCGAGCAGCATGCAGTGACCTTTGCTGCCGGTTTGGCCTGCGAGGGTATGAAGCCGGTTGTGGCCATTTATTCCACCTTCTTGCAGCGCGCTTATGACCAGTTGATTCACGATGTCGCCTTGCAAAATCTGGATGTCACCTTTGCACTCGACCGAGCAGGCTTGGTGGGTGCCGATGGTGCTACCCACGCTGGCAACTACGACATTGCCTATTTGCGTTGCATTCCGAACATGGTGATTGCCGCCCCATCCAACGAAGACGAATGCCGCAAGCTTTTGTCCACAGCCTATCAATACCCGGGTTGTGCGTCCGTGCGGTATCCGCGCGGCGTGGGGCCCGGTGTCGTGGCCGATGAATCGCTGGATACGCTTGAAATAGGCAAGGCCATTGTGCGATATTCACCCGATTTGGCCGAACACAAGCTTGCAATACTGGCTTTTGGCTCTATTTGTGAATCAAGTCTTGAAGCTGGCCGCGCCCTGGGCGCGACAGTGGTGGACATGCGGTGGGTCAAGCCGATTGATGGCGACCTGTTGAAACGGCTTGCCGAGCAGCGCTACAGCTTCGTCACCGTGGAAGAGGGTTGTATCATGGGCGGCGCAGGCTCTGCAGTCAGCGAATACCTGCATGCCCACGGTTTTAACAATGCAGTGTTGCAACTTGGTTTGCCCGATGAGTTTATCGATCACGGCGACCCTGTTATTCTGCTCAAGAATCTGGGGCTGGACGCCCAAGGCATCGAAACGTCCATCAAGCAGCACTTTGGCGAGCTCTTTGATCGCCACACCAATGTGGTCCGCCATGTAGCAGGGCGCACCGCGAACACATGA